In Microvenator marinus, one genomic interval encodes:
- a CDS encoding ADP-ribosylglycohydrolase family protein, with protein MNKLSYRACLLAGAIGDALGAAVEFKSDAEIDRLFGAEGVREYRPAYGRLGAITDDTQMLLFTAEGLIRGHVRGGHRGFADRTGVVANAYLRWLSTQGHQNPAQVGQPGWLIGHEDLHHQRAPGNTCLTALKQMTKLGEKAQNQSKGCGTVMRIAPVGLYMARLITQSPSSAYEMGKELSWLTHAHPSGYIAGGALAAIIWGLARGKTMNRSIDEALELVESDSDSAECSKAIIRARALVTTHIPPKEAVKQLGEGWVAEEALAISIYAALKMPNIMDAISLAVSHGGDSDSTGSITGNLVGLLHGAAGFPNHLLVDLELREVITQVAEDLYDFPEKINHPHFFERYPGN; from the coding sequence ATGAACAAACTAAGTTATAGAGCATGTTTGCTCGCCGGAGCCATTGGCGACGCCCTGGGCGCTGCCGTGGAGTTCAAGTCTGACGCCGAGATTGACCGGCTTTTTGGAGCTGAAGGCGTTCGAGAGTACCGCCCAGCCTACGGGAGACTCGGCGCCATCACCGACGACACGCAAATGCTTCTCTTCACGGCAGAAGGACTAATCCGTGGCCATGTGCGAGGCGGGCACCGTGGTTTCGCGGACCGAACGGGCGTGGTGGCGAACGCCTATCTTCGATGGCTCAGCACCCAGGGGCATCAGAATCCGGCTCAGGTCGGGCAGCCAGGCTGGCTGATCGGGCACGAGGACCTGCACCACCAACGTGCGCCTGGAAACACCTGTCTGACGGCGCTTAAGCAAATGACTAAACTCGGTGAAAAGGCGCAAAACCAATCGAAGGGCTGTGGCACCGTGATGCGCATTGCGCCGGTTGGGCTCTATATGGCACGCCTCATCACCCAGAGCCCGAGCAGTGCCTATGAGATGGGCAAGGAGCTTTCGTGGCTCACGCATGCGCACCCAAGTGGCTATATCGCCGGAGGCGCACTCGCCGCCATCATCTGGGGGCTCGCCCGTGGAAAAACCATGAACAGGTCCATCGACGAGGCTCTGGAGCTTGTAGAGTCGGACTCGGACTCGGCCGAGTGTTCGAAAGCGATCATTCGAGCGCGCGCGCTGGTCACGACGCATATCCCGCCAAAGGAAGCCGTCAAACAGCTTGGGGAAGGCTGGGTCGCGGAAGAAGCCCTGGCGATTTCTATTTACGCGGCCCTGAAGATGCCCAACATCATGGATGCAATCAGCCTCGCCGTGTCCCACGGTGGTGACTCAGATTCTACGGGCTCGATCACTGGCAATCTGGTGGGGTTGCTTCACGGTGCCGCTGGGTTTCCGAATCATCTACTCGTTGATTTGGAGCTGCGCGAGGTCATCACTCAAGTCGCT